The DNA region TGTCAAAGTCCCACTTGGTCTCAGCGTCGTTGACAGCGATCACCGGGAAGGCGAGTTTGCCATGTTGGGCTCGGACCCGGAGTCGGTGGACGCCTGTTGTTGTCTCCTCCGTACCTCCAATGATCCGAGCAGCGAGTTCAGGGTATTTCTCGTGCACTGTTGTGATGAGGTCTGCGCCATCATCCAGCACTAGGTGAGGTTCGATGTCCAAGGTTCGCTCGATGCACCAGTAGTAGTCCTCGATGTTGCCGTGCCATGCGAAGATTTTGATGCCTTCTGCAGCCAGAGCTGCGGCAACAGCGTCATTCGTTGAGAGTGGGTTGCAGCCAGACCACGCTACCTCAGCTCCAGCAGCAACCAGGGTGCGGATAAGCACGGCAGTCTCTTTGGTCACATGCAGACAGCCTGCGATCCGGAATCCGGCTAGAGGTTTGGTGGTGCTGTAGCGGCGTCGGAGTTCCATCAGAACAGGCATGTGAGCCTCAGCCCAGTCAATGAGCTTGCGCCCCTCATCAGCGAGACTGAGGCTGCGGATGCAGTAGTGGCCTGGTTTCTCATCGAGTGGCTCAGATGAACGACGAGGTGGAGGGGTAAGACGGGTGGGGCTATGGTCATGCAAGCTCGGTCCGGCCGTCATAGAAGGCGCTGGAGTTGTGGAACGAGGTCGAGCTGTTCCCAGGGAAACTCGGGGCGTCCGAAGTGTCCGTATACCGCTGTTTGCCGATAGATGGGGCGCTGCAGCTGAAAGCGCTCGATGATTCCTCGGGGGGTTAGGTCTATGTTGTCTTGGATGAAGCGTTCTAAGACTTCGGGCGGTACCTTGCCAGAACAGTGGGTGTTGACGTGGATGGAAATCGGCTGTGGGATTCCAATGACGTAGGAGAGCTGGATTGTGCACTCATGGGCTAGACCTGCGGCAACGATGTTCTTTGCAAGGTACCGTGCCATGTAAGCGCCCGAGCGGTCTACCTTTGTGGGGTCTTTGCCCGAAAAGGCCCCGCCGCCGTGAGGAGCACGCCCGCCGTAAGTGTCGACGATGATCTTCCGCCCCGTCAGTCCTGTATCTCCGTGAGGGCCTCCGATCTCAAAACGTCCAGTTGGATTGATGTAGAAACGCGTGCGTTCATCCAGCAGCTGTTCTGGAATGACGGCGCGGATGACATGCTCGATGACATCCTGTTGCAATTGTGCGTGGTCCACGTCTGGGTCATGTTGAGTGGAGACCACAACGGCGCTCACCCGTAACGGCACGCCTCCCTCGGCATACTCTACAGTCACCTGAGACTTTGCGTCAGGGCGTAGGTAAGGCATAAGGTGCGGCTCTTTCTTGCGAATATGGGCAAGGCGCCGCACCAATGCGTGGGCTAGCATGATAGGGAGGGGCATGTACTCTAAGGTGGTCTCAATCCCTGGGATGGACTCGGCACATGCGTATCCGAACATCATTCCCTGGTCTCCAGCCCCACCGCGATCGACGCCCATGGCAATGTCGGGGGATTGCCGGTTGAGGACGTTAATGATGCAGCACGACTCGCTGTCGAAGCGGTATTCAGAGCGCGTATAGCCAATTTCGCGGATGACTTGCCGC from Candidatus Kapaibacterium sp. includes:
- the metK gene encoding methionine adenosyltransferase codes for the protein MRTYLFTSESVSEGHPDKICDQISDAVLDAILEQDPNGRVACECFVTTGLVVVGGEISANAFLDLQPLVRQVIREIGYTRSEYRFDSESCCIINVLNRQSPDIAMGVDRGGAGDQGMMFGYACAESIPGIETTLEYMPLPIMLAHALVRRLAHIRKKEPHLMPYLRPDAKSQVTVEYAEGGVPLRVSAVVVSTQHDPDVDHAQLQQDVIEHVIRAVIPEQLLDERTRFYINPTGRFEIGGPHGDTGLTGRKIIVDTYGGRAPHGGGAFSGKDPTKVDRSGAYMARYLAKNIVAAGLAHECTIQLSYVIGIPQPISIHVNTHCSGKVPPEVLERFIQDNIDLTPRGIIERFQLQRPIYRQTAVYGHFGRPEFPWEQLDLVPQLQRLL